A region from the Tigriopus californicus strain San Diego chromosome 9, Tcal_SD_v2.1, whole genome shotgun sequence genome encodes:
- the LOC131886831 gene encoding adenosine receptor A2b-like, producing MNGNGTNSSCPFGGSDPITPLLVTVQSVIAVMAIFGNSMILFLILFHKHSVHCSTSLQHHSATNNLFVAALAFSDLLVGFNIPFYITFYFDVPYKCNRSVCMVRYVVALYVTVLSVLLLLGVAVDRYLAIVHPLKYHKIMRFRLAKRIIAFVYIYVAIIVLAPLYSSLQWDKPEECDLVYVLSFNYTFFVVLCHVFLTLVVTLILYYKIFREAWQQLQSAFTLKAIQIHQEAKTTKMMVLILSVHMFSLIPYLIVVIMRYYCSEDMAGSLSDAKKVVVIFYFGKSAANPVIYGWKNKELRHSFIRLVFGSDQSHRHSSAKMCFLDHVGVALVATTQIWNAKKTDKTRKPVSEGDKESFSRNLQHNAREFYSLDESTMIPRDSCQVELVNILNLCESETQSETTKL from the exons ATGAATGGTAACGGAACCAACTCTTCTTGCCCATTTGGGGGCTCTGATCCAATCACACCCCTTTTGGTGACGGTTCAATCGGTGATTGCGGTCATGGCCATCTTTGGGAACAGCATGATCCtgttcttgatcttgttcCACAAACATAGTGTCCATTGTTCCACATCACTTCAACATCACTCGGCCACCAACAATCTATTCGTGGCGGCCTTGGCCTTCTCGGACCTTTTGGTGGGCTTCAACATTCCGTTCTACATCACGTTCTACTTTGACGTGCCCTACAAGTGTAATCGGTCTGTTTGTATGGTGCGATATGTGGTGGCGTTGTATGTGACGGTGTTATCAGTGTTGCTATTACTTGGTGTGGCCGTCGATCGTTATTTGGCCATCGTTCATCCGCTCAAATATCACAAAATCATGCGGTTTCGCCTTGCCAA AAGAATCATAGCGTTCGTGTACATTTACGTGGCCATCATCGTTTTAGCTCCCTTATACAGCTCCTTACAATGGGATAAACCGGAGGAATGCGATCTCGTTTATGTACTTTCG TTCAATTATACCTTTTTTGTGGTTCTGTGCCATGTCTTCTTGACCTTGGTGGTCACACTTATCCTCTACTATAAGATTTTCCGAGAGGCATGGCAGCAACTTCAATCTGCATTCACTTTGAAGGccattcaaattcatcaaGAGGCCAAAACCACGAAGATGATGGTTCTCATCCTGAGCGTCCACATGTTTAGCCTCATCCCCTACCTCATTGTGGTCATTATGCGATACTATTGTTCGGAGGACATGGCTGGCTCCCTCAGTGACGCCAAAAAG GTCGTGgtcattttttactttggaAAGTCCGCTGCTAATCCGGTCATCTACGGGTGGAAGAATAAGGAATTAAGGCATTCGTTTATACGGCTAGTTTTTGGATCTGACCAATCCCATCGCCACTCGTCagccaaaatgtgttttctagATCACGTGGGCGTGGCTCTGGTGGCCACTACACAAATTTGGAATGCCAAGAAAACGGATAAGACACGAAAACCAGTTTCGGAAGGTGACAAGGAATCGTTTAGTCGTAATCTTCAACACAATGCGCGGGAATTCTACAGCCTTGATGAATCGACCATGATCCCTCGGGACAGTTGTCAAGTGGAATTAGTCAATATTCTCAACCTCTGCGAAAGCGAAACTCAATCAGAAACTACAAAACTGTGA